In Phragmites australis chromosome 18, lpPhrAust1.1, whole genome shotgun sequence, the genomic window AAGCCTACGTAGTTGTCCacctggcggtcaaaccgcagTTGAGCCCAATCAGACCGCGAGAAgggtttttgctgaattttatTCTAATccccttcttttctttcttctttcttttcttcttttctgtaaggtatttagggtcttcctatCTCTCACTATATCATTTTCACTCctaaaatatccaaaataataacTAATCACATAAAACATAACCCCATAATGATTATGCAGGCTTAGTcccgtaattagcattttggaaTGTGACAAACAtcccccccttaaaaagaatatCATCCAGAGATTCAACAAACTCAGGAAGAAGGTGACGGCGGTGGAATGGGAAAGACTTCTCCACAAATGGAAATGAACCTCGTCAAAATTCATCGAGGGAAAGAAAAGACAACTATTGGACCCTCATAAGAGCAGGCGGTCAGATTGCAGCTAGTCTCGGCCAGACTGCGGCTCGGTTAGACCGTCAAAATGATGATAGGACCGAAATCTATACAAAAAGTTTTGGGCTCTAAATGACTCTGACGATCAGACTGACAAACCAACAACAGTCAGACCGCAAGGAGTATGTTCTCCTGGTTCGAAAGGTTTCTAAGTGCAATCCTTTGGGAACACACTTTCCATTCAATATGGTGATAACTATAGACATGTGACATGCtccaattatgcaaaattacaatgacATTTACAAGTTCTCTAAAAGTTCAGAATATTCGGAGCGGATTTTATGCTCATGCTCCTAAGTTGCTTTAtcctcggtgtggttgctctattggactttgatgaatttaatAGAGTGCCGTCGAGTCTTGAGTtccgcttcatccaagattcgaATTGGTCGCTCGTAATATGAGAtatccggttgcaattcttgatttgcatCTTCAATGACTTTGGTTGGAACTCAAAGGCATTTCTTTAGTTGCGAGATATAAAACACATTGTGAACGACGGAGAGGGACGAAGGCAAGTCCAATTTgcaggccacctctccacgccgaaCAATGATTTGGAAAGACCCTACATAACAAGGCGCCAACTTCCCTCGGACTTGAAAGCATCAAACCCCTTTAAGAGGTGATACCTTTAGATATACAAAGTCCATAATATCAAACACATGTTCTAATCGACGGTGGtccacatagctcttctgtcgggaCTGAGCCATGAGGAGACATTTGCGAATAGCCCGAACAAGCTCTTCTGCCTAtttgaccaaatctgggcctAGAAAGCCCTTTCACTGGATTCAGATCAATTCAACGACGTTTGGCATtttcggccatagagagcttcaaacgataacatttcaatgctcgactgataactgttgttgtaggagaactcggcAAATGACAAGTGaatttcccacttcttcctatatgtgagagcacaagctcgcaacatatcTTTTAGAACCTGATTTACCCTCTTGATTTcaccatcggtttgagggtggtaGGCGGTACTATGGAAGAGCccggttcccatagcttcatgaagtcTCCTTTATAAATATGAGAtaaactgagtgcctcgatcggagatgatcttctttggaatcccatCAAGGCAAATAATTCGAGTGAGGTAtaactccgcatattgcttgactgAATACATGATCTTGACAggaaagaaatgagcggactttaTCAATCGGTCCATAATTACCCAGATTGAGTCATATCCATGAGAGGTCTTTGGCAATCTGGTAATGAAGTCCATTAAGATATTCTCCTACTTTTAGGAGGGAATAAGCCATGGTTGGAGCGTATCGACGGGTTTAAGATGTTCGGCCTTTACTCTTTAATAGACGTTACACTCAgtaacatatcgagcgatttctcgcttcatgcgagtccatcAGAAtcttggcttgaggtcttggtacatcttaaTACTTCTCgaatgaatggatagcaaagaatcatgagcttcatccagaatcttcttcctcggtTCCTCAACCTTCGGAACAACTAATCTCTTCTCAAACCATAGGACACCCTGATCATTTTCAGAAAAAGCATGTGttcttgccttccttcattttctctCGTATTCGGGCCATGCCATTGTCATCCTTTTAAGCTTCTTTGATCTCATCCTTTAAATTGTTCttataccctgcaggggtacaactttacccacacgacttgaagACCATTCGATTTAGTGACCGCACAggcccacacaaggggtactcgtgtgaACCTTGCTCATACTcaaaactacccacttgcacatgcccctatgggaCTAGGGTTACCAtaagcgtgtcccggacacctccggctccttgccaccttgcttctccttttttttctcttacgcgtcataagGACGCACGACAAGCGTCAGCACGGCGTATGGTAATCGGCTTATCTTatcattagatcaacatgtggttagtatggaaagtgctagagTTAACTGCAAcaattgctcgacttctaccagggatctatgcattgctaagcattttgaataactcttaagttagatatCGTCAAGGTTAACAAGGCTACAAAGATatagataatcaacaactcaaggtagaggtaatgcaattcaatataggttctacccatatgaACCCGATATTGACTCACTAACCATGCAAAGGTACATAAGTGacaatttatcaatttagactccattcaattcaaacaaagatgcaatatgcttagatgcttatctTGCTGCTCCGGTGTTTGACTAATACTCCTGGCGCAACAGTCATAGAACTCAAGTAGATTAGCGTCACATTCATTCGCTTGGACCGTCAGCGCAatgctctctaaacgaatcaagaatgcattgcataaacaaatgaacgatggaaaaaatatgcaaatgatgcatgcttggataataatagagcaccgattttaaaaatatttgcaaaattcctccaaatgattagggtttcaaattttgaaacctCGGATGAGATAACCTAAGTGCACAAAGCCTTGAAgagctagcggtcagaccgatgtgaaagtggcggtcagatcgatgtgcaagtggcggtcagacAGCGAGCATGCAGAGAGTTTAGGGCCCTGGCAGTCAAACCGAATGCATGGTGGCTATCAAACCGCCGAtcaacggtcagaccggccataACAGCAATCTAACTCTTAAATTCAGATATTTTGAACCGACCTattagcggtcagaccggccctagtgacggtcagaccgccagacccTGCCGATAGCACCTTCGTGGGGTTGTCGGCGATGACTCTAGTGAATCCTTTGACGACGAAGGGCACCAAAATACTCCATAGGACTAAGGGAACGTTTTCTATGATTGTTCGGACGACATACATGGTCAAAACACATAAAACTCTAAAAATGAGATCTAAACCTAGTATTCATCAGGTTTTCACTGCGAAAATCGAAACGACGATCGCCTAGGGCTAGGAAATGATGGGAAAATGGCAAGGGGATGTTTACCTTGGTgtagaggaactttgtattAGATCGAAATCCTCCAGGGAAGTTTTGATCCACCGATTGGACTTTTGGAGGATGAATGAACTCGCGAAGGAAGAAACGGCGAGGAAACCCCTCCGAcggagagggaaggggaaaaaagCTCAGGGAAGTTCTTCGGGGAGCTCATGAGAGTTCCCACCGTCGATCTCCGGTCGTTGGACGCGTCGAGCGGATCTCAcattctctctctagggtttagggagggggggggagtgagagagtgagggagagataGAGACTAGTCGACCACTTAGGGGGCGCTTTTGCTGCGCTCTAGTGGTTAGACCGTGAGAAGGGCCGGTCAGACCTCGGGAAACCCACGTGGCAGGCCTACGTGGCTGTTCAACTGGCGATTAGATTGCGGTTGAGCCCGATCAGACCACAAGAAGGGTTTTTACTAAATTTTATTCTAATTTctctatcttttcttttttctttcttctcttcttttctctaaggtatttagggtcttcctatCTCTTACTATACTATTTTGATTCctaaaatattcaaaataataaCTAATTGTATAAAATATACCGCTATGATGATTATATATATGCTTAGTTCTATAATTAGCATTTTAGAATGTGAAACTGGTAACTGATAAGTTACCATTTTCTCCGCACCGTGCTAATGTTCAACATTGCACTTTGAAGATTCCGATCGTGCTGTCTGATTATGCTATGCGCAAGAGTCCACCTTGACGGAGCCCGTGTCCAAAGCATCCTCATGGGGCAAGAGGATAGGCTAGGGAGCTAGGAAAAGGACCACCATTGGTGCCAGCCAGCCTTCGTCCTTGGACCAGAATCCGATTCCAGCAACCTCGACAACGCAAAAGCAACGCGTCAATCCGAATCCTCTTGACCCCACCTGCCACCATGTGCCCCTCTCCCCTCGCAAACTTCTATTTCTACTTACGCTTCTCTACCTTTGCCGGAGGATGAACCCTTGCACTCCACCTTCCTCTCCGGCGAGACGAAAGCCGACGGCGCCACCACCGGCTATTGAGCATTGGGATTCATGAGCGACAAGGTAACGTTGACGATCAACGTGACAACGCTTTGTGCTGCTAGGAATATACTTGTCGGAGTGACTGGGGTTTCTCTTGTGCTTGCAGTTCTACTGCATGACCCTTAGGATGAACATCGACTGCAACGGGTGCTACCAGAGGATCAGGAGAGCTCTCCTCCACATGCAAGGTCAGCTGAAAAAACAAAGCCGCAAGCATCACCGCCTCTCTCTCTTTAGTAATCCAAGCTCCAGAAAATTATGCTTGGGCATGCATGATCGAGTGACCAAACAACAGCGACTCTGTTTGTGGCATGTGTGAAGACCTGGAGAGCCACCTGATCGACCGGAAGCAGCACCGGTTGAGCGTCTGCGGCGCCTTCGTGCCGCAGGACGTCGCCATTAAGCTCCGGAAGAGGACAAACCGCCGCGTCGAGATACTCGAGATCAAGGAGGTCGACGCCGGAGCCGACCCAGCGGCGCCGAGCGGCGGCAGCCACCAGCCCTGAAGGAGTCCCGCAGGACAACCTTCCAGACCGTGTTGGCGTTGCCTGATCAAACTTCAGCTCTCATGACTTGAAGACGTCAGTCCTGAGAAGTCGAAGCAAAGCTGAGCTGCTGGTAAGGAGCCCATCTCATGTAAATGCCTAAATAGTCTCGAGTCTCATATCAATAAGAAGAGTCAGCTCCTCTGAGCAAAAATGTAGTCTAGCTACTATTCATATCGCCGGAAGGTTTCAGATTTCAGAGCGTCTGTAATTGTTAGTGATAGGCATCTGTGGTGCTTCCTCTCTTTATGAATATATGACAGTCCCTAATTAGTAACTTTAACCATCAATCTTCGTACGAATACGTGTTACTAAAATgcataaaaatattatgtttcaAAGTCGCATCGAATTTTAAAGTGCTACTTTTTCATGCCACCTCTCTAAATTGTTTCCTCGACATTAGGAGTCAACCTAGACCCTGACCACTCCCCGAAGAGATCCTCTAATTGCGCATGATGTCGCCGCTGACACGTGAGTTAACTTTTAATGAGTTCCGGTGACATCACCCTGTGTAATTAAGTCAGAGAAACCGCGTCCGATCACTTGTAACTGACAGCTCTGAAAGACACCGTTCAATTCACACCCATTGTTTGTTCCGTTCTTCCTAATCAACTTGCGACAGATACATCGTGGCTGGTAGGAAGCGTTCATTCACGCTGATAAGTTTTTTTGGTGGCTCACCGATTCCTTTTCACTCTCACAGCCTATTTTTGGCCATAGTGCACGGTCTTCACCTCGGAGTAAAGCGCATACAACATGAACATTACTACGTGACGGTCGATTGAAATTTCGTTCTGTCTCACACAACGGCGTGTCCATGCGATCGTGTCGTGATTCGTGCGTTTTTTAAAACCGAGCCTGGATCGTTTTATGTGTTATTGGGCCTGCCACATGCTATTGGATTTGGACCCAACACATATTAGGTGTGCCATTTCGACTTCCTGTTTCATCAAGActtcgagagagggagagagagacagagagcaAGGTGGAGGCAATTTCTTCCGCGGCAACAACGATTTTCAGGCAGCGGAGCCCCGGTGGTGGTTTTATTCTTTGTATTTGGTCAATCTCCTTGTTCCTCTCTTGCGCATGCAATAGGCTGTCGTGTGCTCTATTCAGTGGCAATTCCCCCCCTAACGCTTCATTTTTCGTTCGATTTGTTGTCCGTGCATGTGTTATTCGGTTCAAATTGGTTGATACGCTATGTAGGGTGCTTTCTTCTTATCAGTTGGATTCAATTTTCTATGATTTAATCTAGTTTCTTTGGATTTTGGTTGGCTAGGGTTTGGTCATTCTGTTCCCCATTTGCTTTGTGCGTTACTAGTGAATGATTAAGCAGTATAATGTGGATTATGCTTTGTGTGTTAGTAGTGAATAATGGATTATGCAGCCTGATTTGGGCAGTTAACAGTGGTAATGAGGCTACTTTGTTTCGgctatttgttgttgttgttgtggtggtggtggtcgatATTATTTATATCTTTTGTTATGCTGATGGTTATGGATAAAGATACGCGAAACATGTTATTTACATCCTTTCATTAGTAAGTGTTTGGAGATAGAGGTGTAGGTTATGCCTAGTATGTTGAGGTTTTGTACCTGGTGATGTGATTGTTTTTGGTTGGTGGTTCCATTTCTGTTATTTGGAGAAGAGATTGTCTTTGGTTGGTGGTTCTATTTCTGTTATTTGGAGAAGATATCGACTGCACAGAATGCATATGCGTTAGTAGTTCTCGAACATGATCGTGCAGTTGGGTTGAATGGTGTGTTAAACTATACAGCTTTTGCTTAGACTTCATGGTTTGGAATTTGGACCACCACCATTAGTCTTGCAGTATCTCCATCAATGCATCTATCGTGTCTTTTTCTTATATACATTTTGCAAATAGTTCTTATTATGTGAAATGGTCATGGATTGATGAGACTCTATGTTGGAAAGAATCTTTGTGTTTGCTATGGAATAATAAATTGGTAGCAATGCTAGAAAAGATGTTTATCATTAATTGATTCTCTTGCTATGGATAAAATGATAAATGTTACTGATAAGCAGATTACACTCATATTATGTAGTACTGCTTAAAGAGTTATTTTCTTCCTCAAATagtggaattttttttgttatttgatCAAATCAGTTCACTTTCTTGTTACAAAATCATGGAATTATATGACAGTGAGTTGAGTATAGTTATCTgtatttttatatgaaagaaaatatttgtCAGGTTCTTGTATTTGTTTCATATATTCCTATACTTGTTCCATATGTTTGTTAGGTTCTGAATcatggatgatgatgaagatattTTTCTAATAATGAATCTGTTCATAGCAATGAAGAAAGTGAGGTTGAGCTGAATTCTAAAGAAGATAACTTAGAGATAAGTGCCAATAGCAAGGTAACTTATATAAACTgtcttttgcatattttttttaaaaaaaatttgtttaaaAATTCTTGCTTTGAATGTTGTTATTTTTGTTTAGGCCGTATGTTCCTTAGAAGATTATTTTGATGACGATAAGCTTTTTAAGAGTTCCAAAATTATGAGACATGTATTTGTATCTGTTTCTTAGCTTAATATGCAATCAATTCAAGATATGTTGAGTTTTAAATTTGTAGTtgtgaaaataaatatttatcaaaACATAGATACAAGAGTAGTTAAATTGACTAATACTTTTTGTTTTAAATTTGCAAATGTCAAAATCAATTGAGTCTAATATTGGACATCTAGGTTTACGGTCTCGTAGTAAAGCTGAAACAAGGTTTTCCAAAGGAATTTCTGCAGCTGGTTGCAGTAAAGCTGTCAGTAGATGTAACCATTCATATTTTAGGGACATTATTTTGTCTCTATACTAGCATAGGAGAGATGTTGTGGATGATTTTGGTTTTACTTTTCTTCTTGAATATGATGGTTGTCCTGTTCTTAGAAACTTTGTTCAATGGATAGCAGATCAAGTTGATATCAAATGTTTAGATATTTGTCCTGGTGATAAGGTTTCTCCTTTATCTGTCCATAAGGCCTTGGGTCTCCCAATAGGTGGTCGAGATATTAGAGAAACTAGAGAATTTGGAAAAGCTTATTTTCTGACAAAAATGAAAGAAACTAACATTCCTCTAATTAAGTCATTTGGGTCCAAGATACTATCAAAAGAGGAGGTGGCTGATGATCAATTTTTCTGATATTTCATGGTTGTGGCATTATCGACATTTTTATGTCCCAATTCGAGCATGAAACCAAGTCCAAAGTACTTCAGTCCATCACTGATGTTCCCACTGCAAGGGAATGAAACTGGTCAAAATTTGTGTACGAAAGGTTATTCGATTCTATCAAGAAGTACATGAATAAGAAGAGAAAAACCTTGGGTGGTTGTATATACTTCTTTGATGTATGTGTTCCGCAGACCCTTTGtattttaatctttttacaTCTATCTTTGATCATTCTGTCTTCTCATACTACTCTAGATTAAATGTATTAGGGTGCAGTATGGTAGTATCACATTGCAATCATGCATTTCTTGTTTAGTATTTTTCTTATTActaagtttttatttttgttatcaTAACATATTATAATCAACTTTAACTGTCGTTCATTACTGGTTTCATTGTAGTTGACTATCTTTATTTCCTTCAATTTGGGTCTCAAATGCAAGCAATTCCTCCTACTCTACCAAGAAGAAGAGTTTGGAAAGGTTCAATAATCAAGAAATGCAGCTCTTATGATCATGTTTCTCAGAATACTTTTGGAAAGCGTCCAGTGAGTCTATGACTTTTAACCATTAACTATTATTGCTGTCCATTAGTTTGTTATGTAGTACTGTATAAAATTTAATCTATTTATAATATTTGGATGTTAAATCTATTGAAGATACTTGCTATGCTCCTGTTTTACTACCTGATCAAGTTGCTTCTTTTAGGTAATCCCTCAATACAAGATTTGGGTACTTACCAGATAATGTAAGCTAGCATTACCTTTGTCATTTTCAGTTTTGCTAAATTCGAGATATGATTATTCTTAATACTTACTGTTGTAGTAGTTTACAAAAATAAGTATTAAATTGCATGTTTGCCTTTTAATAATTGCTATTATTGTTATGTGCAAATCTATTATATTAAGtgtgcaattttatttttttgtttcctaTCTTTTTGAACTCTATATTTCTAGATATTCTTAAGTACTTGTTTCATACAATATTTTATTCTGTTTTTAGGTGAGAGATGATTTATGTGGGTTGTACGAAGGTTTTTGTGATAATGTGTTTCATCCCTCATACCATGGTCCTGATCAACTTGTTTTTGCTATGTTCCAGTACCTTCATGATTCTAGTGTTAATGTACCTTCTAACTCTAAACATGTTCCTGATAATTTCAATAATTGGCATTCAAATATTAATGATGATGCTAATTAGAATGAGAATTTGCCAAATGataatttgaacaaagatgtaGTGCAAGAGCAAGAAGCAACAGCTACTGAAGTGCTTTCATCTAATGACACATATGCTCAATCTGATGCTAATAATGTTGCTTCTCAAGCTACTGTCATAATTCCTTAAGATAACACTACATCTAAAGGTATCTGTTTCAGttcatttgtttcttgtttACAACTCTTTGAAATCAATTTActaatctttatttttttatataacttATTTAGATTTAGGTAAAGTTTCTATTCCAAAAAAGAATAGTAAAAGGCAATGTTTGAGTCCTCAGTCTTCAGAATTTGTTGCTTCTAGAACTCAACATCGACTTTCTCAAAGACTTGGGAAATCACCTTTGAGCCAGCCTGTCAATAAGGTTTGTGATGTTGATTCATTTTGAATTTCATTATGTCTATGTAGTGTATATGTCCATGTGAATTTCAATATAATCCTTTTGGTTCTGTTCATTTAGTGAAATTTATTTACGAATTGTTTTTCCCCTGTAGCTTAGTGGCAAGGAGAATCCAGTTGTTGTTGAAGAGGCAATTGTTGGAGTCTCAAAAGTTCCCAAAAAGCGTCAAACTATTAAAGAAGCATTAGATGAAGTTGATAGGATGCATGATGAATATAATTGTGCTAAAAAAACAAATGTTGATGCAACTAAAATTGTAAAtcattttctgaaattttacACTAATTTGTATATatgttattttttctttttgttaccATAAGGTGCCTCTTCTTTATTGTCAGATTTCTAAGAAGACTAAGATTAAACAAAGTTGTGCGGCTCCTGTTGCAAATAAGTCTGGATGTGATGAAATTTGTGAAATGTCTAAGTCTGTATCTGCCAAAAATAACATGTCTTCTACTTTGAGAAATGAGATTGCCCATGATTCTCCAATTGCAAATGTTCATGTTATTGATAACGTTGAAGTCTGTATCTGCCAGAAATGACATGTCTGTATCACAAATGTTGTTTTCATGTTAGCTATTATATGTGTAttcttatttaattttttaatcttcatgATAATGATAAGGTTGAAGTAGCAGCATATGAGATTGATGTATCCAAATATGGTTCCCGAAACAAGGCCATTACTTATGATTTGGGAGATAAGGGTTAGATTTGTATTTCACTCGCTTATTTTGAAGTCAACATTTTCTTCTTTTACCTGCATTTCAGTTCTCATTTTTGTTTGTACTTGATgttgactagagggggtgaatagtcgtttctgaaaattaaaactttgcagTGGATTAGACAGTGTTCGGAAACTTCggctcaatccggatactccgggttccggagtatccgagttcatcCGCATTGTCcagactatacaggaactcgaaaTCAAAGTAAATCTAAGCAAGTCTAATTTGGTCTACGAGTTACCACAGGCTCTATAAGATGTATATGCTCATTTTCAACAACAATCTGCACTCAAATACTCACAAGTAACAATATTGTGGCAAATCCTCAAATATCAATTTGAATGAGTAAAGTGTAAGAATGTAAATCGAGAcaagatttgttcccgaagttcggccatctcacaaagaagtgcctacgtctccattgaggagctcacaaagagccaggtctttttcaaccctatcctcacccaagcgaccacaaagattgagctagggttcttactcaaatcacaggtaatacaaacttcccgtgaaactccacaaagattgggtgctctacgggtgacttcttgccgtctagaagcacgaagcttcaagattaaagaatgcaaatcacaacttggcaagaactcaaatgctcaaagatttgcTTTTTGCTCTCTTACTCTAGATTtcactccccaaaccctaactctaaaATCTTGCAAAGATCAAGCACTAGAAGGGTTTGGGAGAgctattgaatgctcttaaGAAGGTTTGTTCGTAAGTAGCTCAGCAGCATTAAATGGAGGGGGTGAAgatgtatttatacccttcccccaaaaactagtcgttataGTGCTTTTTAGACAAACCCGAGTAGCACAGAAACACACGCACCTACCTTgtcataaactagccgttagactgacccggagtatccaggttcacccggagacttcgggtaaCACTTGAGAAAACGGCCAAGAAACCAGTCCGGAGGATGCCCGGAGGGTCTGGTAGCATCaggactcggagactccggaccaactcggagactccaacTTTAGCACCTTCGACAAACAGAGActctttctcggagtctcactcggagactccgggataCTGACaacatccggagtatccgagctaaCCCGGAAACTCTGAGCTTAGGCTTTTAAGCAAGACAGAGActctttctcggagtctcactcggaaaCTCCGGGACACGAACAAAgttcagagtatccgggctaacctggagactccgtGCTCAGGCTTTAAGCCAGTCAGAGACCTTCTCTCAGAGtcttactcggagactccgaaaCACTAAcagaatccagagtatccgggctaacccagaaactccgggctcagacaactCTGTCCTTTTCTcagtgtccgtgagtgattatgtctctcaaatttttggttctaaaaaaaattctttgagcattgagacactagcaagactatcaaaatgcttccctcttaatagtacggcattcctaaactcaaattcaaaaaaaataataattaa contains:
- the LOC133898313 gene encoding heavy metal-associated isoprenylated plant protein 26-like codes for the protein MSDKFYCMTLRMNIDCNGCYQRIRRALLHMQDLESHLIDRKQHRLSVCGAFVPQDVAIKLRKRTNRRVEILEIKEVDAGADPAAPSGGSHQP